One Actinomyces respiraculi DNA window includes the following coding sequences:
- a CDS encoding amino acid permease, whose amino-acid sequence MATSTRARVGTYALLTMTVAAVFNFRNVINNSVSIGLASAPSFFFATLLYFLPYTLIIAEFVVLNKDSESGDYRWIKTSLGGRWAFLGAFSYWFVNLFYFASLLPIILVYASYAFWGQERVFSQTAITIISIAVFAVATWVSTKGATWIGKVTNVGATLMMAMSFAFVILTGGALLGGLEPATPITVGAMAPDTSTFATTWAFLGTLAWIIQGVGGAESVGVYINDLRGGVKAFIRTIIFAGLMIGLLYAVASLLMTVFVPAGELTYSDGIFQTMGGLGAHLGLGSGLVNRVVGLVMLAATLGSLLMWTATPVKIFFSEIPGGIFGKRLVELNENGVPWRAAWLQFLIVVPILIIPALGSDSIDGLLQIVINMTAATALIPPLFIYLAYFFFRKNYDAVPRDFRVGSRSFGMGMAAFMMVVFSFVFVTGTLPYGQEAWLTLVYNIGGVVIFIGGAYIVYARYIRRLRARDPQGAAAELTATAAALVEADDQD is encoded by the coding sequence ATGGCAACCTCAACTCGCGCGAGGGTCGGAACCTACGCGCTCCTGACGATGACGGTCGCGGCCGTCTTCAACTTCCGCAACGTCATCAACAACTCCGTGTCGATCGGCCTGGCGTCGGCGCCGTCGTTCTTCTTCGCGACGCTGCTGTACTTCCTGCCCTACACGCTCATCATCGCGGAGTTCGTCGTCCTCAACAAGGACTCCGAGTCCGGCGACTACCGCTGGATCAAGACCTCCCTCGGAGGCCGCTGGGCCTTCCTCGGGGCCTTCTCCTACTGGTTCGTCAACCTCTTCTACTTCGCCTCGCTCCTGCCCATCATCCTCGTGTACGCCTCCTACGCCTTCTGGGGCCAGGAGAGGGTCTTCTCCCAGACGGCCATCACGATCATCTCCATCGCCGTCTTCGCCGTCGCCACCTGGGTCTCCACCAAGGGTGCCACCTGGATCGGCAAGGTCACGAACGTCGGTGCGACCCTCATGATGGCCATGTCTTTCGCCTTCGTCATCCTCACCGGCGGCGCGCTGCTCGGCGGCCTCGAGCCGGCGACCCCCATTACCGTCGGAGCCATGGCGCCCGACACAAGCACCTTCGCCACGACGTGGGCCTTCCTGGGGACCCTCGCCTGGATCATCCAGGGCGTGGGCGGCGCCGAGTCCGTCGGCGTCTACATCAACGACCTGCGCGGCGGCGTCAAGGCCTTCATCCGCACCATCATCTTCGCCGGCCTCATGATCGGCCTCCTCTACGCCGTCGCCTCCCTGCTCATGACCGTGTTCGTCCCCGCAGGCGAGCTCACCTACTCCGACGGCATCTTCCAGACCATGGGCGGACTGGGCGCCCACCTAGGCCTGGGCAGCGGGCTCGTCAACCGCGTCGTCGGCCTCGTCATGCTGGCCGCCACGCTCGGCTCCCTGCTCATGTGGACGGCCACCCCCGTCAAGATCTTCTTCTCCGAGATCCCCGGAGGCATCTTCGGCAAGAGGCTCGTCGAACTCAATGAGAACGGCGTGCCGTGGCGTGCCGCGTGGCTGCAGTTCCTCATCGTCGTGCCGATCCTCATCATCCCGGCCCTCGGCTCCGACTCCATCGACGGCCTGCTCCAGATCGTCATCAACATGACCGCGGCGACGGCGCTCATCCCGCCCCTGTTCATCTACCTGGCCTACTTCTTCTTCCGCAAGAACTACGACGCGGTGCCCCGCGACTTCCGTGTCGGTTCGCGCTCCTTCGGCATGGGCATGGCGGCCTTCATGATGGTGGTCTTCTCCTTCGTGTTCGTCACCGGCACACTGCCCTACGGCCAGGAGGCCTGGCTCACGCTCGTCTACAACATCGGTGGCGTCGTCATCTTCATCGGCGGCGCGTACATCGTCTACGCCCGCTACATCCGTCGCTTGCGGGCCCGGGACCCGCAGGGCGCAGCCGCCGAGCTGACGGCGACGGCGGCCGCACTCGTCGAGGCTGACGACCAGGACTGA
- a CDS encoding alpha/beta fold hydrolase — MALYEVPFASANGRDEIKAWIYTPATIRPRGIVQLVHGLGEHSRRYLHLIATLLEHGYVVAADDHAGHGATAMASGIWQDAGEHGDKVVVEDERRLREIVTERFPDLPYILFGHSWGSMIARALSATHPEGLAGAIYCGPVAHMRGLEDPAVEQALDTAIAERGGEALDTDGLSALMFVGVNERYGDGVPPTAWVALDEGVVADHAIDPYNNFGAPMTLRFAKSFCTLYRRCNGTAWAESMPTDLPVLILAGDQDPVGNYGEGAYALANDLWAAGLRDVRTRVWTGVRHEVHNEPTTRAEVETEVLAFVGRFAREG; from the coding sequence ATGGCTCTGTACGAGGTCCCCTTCGCCTCCGCCAACGGCCGCGACGAGATCAAGGCCTGGATCTACACCCCCGCCACCATCCGCCCGCGCGGCATCGTCCAGCTCGTCCATGGGCTCGGCGAGCACTCGCGCCGCTACCTCCACCTCATCGCCACGCTCCTCGAGCACGGCTACGTCGTCGCCGCCGACGACCACGCAGGCCACGGCGCGACCGCCATGGCGTCGGGCATCTGGCAGGACGCCGGCGAGCACGGTGACAAGGTGGTCGTCGAGGACGAGCGGCGCCTGCGCGAGATCGTCACCGAGCGCTTCCCCGACCTGCCCTACATCCTCTTCGGCCACTCCTGGGGATCCATGATCGCCCGGGCCCTGAGCGCCACCCATCCCGAGGGCCTCGCGGGCGCCATCTACTGTGGCCCCGTCGCCCACATGCGTGGCCTCGAGGACCCTGCCGTGGAGCAGGCCCTCGACACCGCCATCGCCGAGCGCGGCGGGGAGGCCCTCGACACCGACGGCCTGTCCGCCCTCATGTTCGTCGGCGTCAACGAGCGCTACGGCGACGGCGTGCCCCCGACCGCCTGGGTCGCCCTGGACGAGGGCGTAGTCGCCGACCACGCGATCGACCCGTACAACAACTTCGGGGCGCCCATGACGCTGCGCTTCGCCAAGTCCTTCTGCACCCTGTACCGCCGCTGCAACGGCACCGCGTGGGCCGAGTCGATGCCCACCGACCTGCCGGTGCTCATCCTCGCCGGGGACCAGGACCCCGTCGGCAACTACGGCGAAGGTGCCTACGCACTGGCCAACGATCTGTGGGCGGCAGGCCTGCGCGACGTGCGCACGCGCGTGTGGACCGGGGTGCGCCACGAGGTGCACAACGAGCCGACGACGCGCGCCGAGGTCGAGACCGAGGTACTCGCCTTCGTCGGCCGCTTCGCGCGCGAGGGCTGA